The following are encoded in a window of Arthrobacter woluwensis genomic DNA:
- a CDS encoding amino acid permease, with amino-acid sequence MSDTTQQERTEGQANRQGSSAADSTTLSAEGYSKSLSRRHVTMIAMGGAIGVGLFMGAGGRLASTGPALIFSYAIAGVIAYFLMRALGELIMYRQTSGSFVSYAGELFGSKGAFLSGWMYFLNWGMTGIAELIAIGLYFQYFFPNVPVEVSAIAALVLLVAVNLLSVKAFGEFEFWASVLKVGAILIFLVVGTVLVVMNAQVGPSHASPANLFAGDGGMFPHGVLVMVLVLNAVIFAYNAIELVGITAGEMENPAREVPKAIRAVVIRIVVFYVGSVTLLAMLLPSDQYKAGTSPFVTVFGQMGLPWMGDVMNFIVITAALSSCNSGLYSIGRIFRTMANNGHAPKWLTKMSSRHIPFAAILAIGAFYLVGIILNVWLGGSHAFDLALNTASIGVIFTWGSIFACQIMLRKKKGKVSSLPMPGSPWTSWAGLVALLVITVLIGFDTSKGSDGSVFYLGAWTLATVPLFALLLWLGWLKVRNNKPKSELFS; translated from the coding sequence GTGTCAGATACAACGCAGCAGGAGCGCACCGAGGGCCAGGCCAACAGGCAGGGTTCCAGCGCCGCAGACAGCACCACTCTCAGCGCCGAGGGTTACAGCAAGTCCCTGAGCCGCCGTCACGTGACCATGATCGCCATGGGCGGGGCCATCGGCGTCGGACTCTTCATGGGAGCCGGCGGGCGTCTTGCCTCCACCGGCCCGGCTTTGATCTTCTCCTACGCCATCGCCGGCGTGATCGCCTACTTCCTCATGCGGGCCCTGGGCGAGCTCATCATGTACCGCCAGACGTCCGGATCCTTCGTGTCCTACGCGGGTGAGCTCTTCGGCTCCAAGGGCGCGTTCCTCTCCGGCTGGATGTACTTCCTGAACTGGGGCATGACCGGCATCGCCGAACTGATCGCCATCGGCCTCTACTTCCAGTACTTCTTCCCGAACGTCCCGGTGGAGGTCTCCGCCATCGCGGCGCTCGTGCTCCTGGTGGCTGTGAACCTCCTCTCGGTCAAGGCCTTCGGCGAGTTCGAGTTCTGGGCCTCCGTCCTGAAGGTCGGCGCCATCCTGATCTTCCTCGTGGTCGGCACCGTGCTGGTCGTCATGAACGCCCAGGTTGGCCCGTCCCACGCGAGCCCGGCCAACCTCTTCGCGGGCGACGGCGGCATGTTCCCGCACGGTGTCCTGGTCATGGTCCTCGTGCTCAACGCGGTCATCTTCGCCTACAACGCCATCGAACTGGTCGGCATCACCGCCGGCGAGATGGAGAATCCGGCCCGCGAGGTGCCCAAGGCGATCCGCGCCGTCGTGATCCGCATCGTGGTCTTCTACGTCGGTTCCGTGACCCTGCTGGCGATGCTCCTCCCGAGCGACCAGTACAAGGCCGGCACCAGCCCCTTCGTCACCGTGTTCGGCCAGATGGGCCTGCCGTGGATGGGCGATGTCATGAACTTCATCGTCATCACCGCGGCACTGTCCTCCTGCAACTCCGGCCTGTACTCGATCGGCCGCATCTTCCGCACCATGGCCAACAACGGGCACGCCCCGAAGTGGCTCACCAAGATGTCCTCGCGGCACATCCCGTTCGCGGCCATCCTGGCGATCGGCGCCTTCTACCTGGTCGGCATCATCCTGAACGTCTGGCTCGGCGGCTCCCACGCCTTCGACCTGGCGCTCAACACCGCGTCGATCGGCGTGATCTTCACCTGGGGCTCGATCTTCGCCTGTCAGATCATGCTGCGGAAGAAGAAGGGCAAGGTGTCCAGCCTCCCGATGCCGGGCTCCCCGTGGACCAGCTGGGCCGGTCTGGTGGCGCTTCTGGTGATCACCGTGCTGATCGGCTTCGACACCTCCAAGGGCTCGGACGGCAGCGTGTTCTACCTCGGCGCCTGGACCCTCGCGACCGTGCCGCTCTTCGCGCTGCTCCTGTGGCTCGGCTGGCTCAAGGTGCGGAACAACAAGCCGAAGAGCGAACTCTTCAGCTGA